The nucleotide sequence CAAGTCACAAGGCTTTTCGATACCTTCCGGCAAATTGTTGTAGCCGAAGTGTTCACATACCGGTGCCATGTAGTCGTGGTCTCTCGGAACGACCGTACCTGCCGCAAGTTCTCCGTCTTTCTTTCGAGCGATTCCATCGCCGAATCTTTCGGGATAGTATCCGTTGTCAACGAACATACCAGCTTCAAGTGCCTCGAAGTACCCACCCATTTCGATTATCTCTTCAAGCATCAGGATAGCTCTCATCTTCAATTCTCTGACCTTTTCTCTAATCGCTTCTTGGTCTATCTTGACGTATTTCTTTATCCCGTCGAGTGCAAGGAGTGTGTGCTTTGCAGTTTCAACACCTCTTATTGAGTTTATGTGCCATGGAACGTTTCTTCCTTCGTCGGGGGTTATAGTTGACTGCAAGTCCGCACTTGTAAGTCTCGAAAGCATTGCATTTATAACGTGCGCCCTTGTTGCGTCGAACAAGTCTGATTCGATGTATCTTGTGTTCATCTGTGCCCTAAACCTGTATCCTTGGAAGAGTTCTCTCAGTGCAACGGCGTATGGCAAGTCTATTCTCATTTCCGGAAGTGGTGCAATCACTGGTGGAACGGTTGACAGAGCTATGTTTTCCTTCGGCATTCCTACTTTTACAGAATACATACAGTTTATACCGTGCTGTACGAGTAGTTCGGGCATGACTGTCCATGCAAGTTTTGCGGAGGCGTTTGCGTTGTGCGCTCCGTCTATCTGCAACATATTCGCCCAAGCCATTATTTTCTTTGCAACCGCTGCATCAACAAATGACCTTACTGGGTTGACGCCCCTGTAAAGAACGTTGTACTGCGGGTCTTGGTGAGCTCCGTTCACACCTTCTTCGGCAAATAGGACAGCTATCTCTGGACCGGCAACACCGGAAACATAACTGTGGAAGTTGATAGGTCTTCCAACTTCGTCTTCTATTAAATCGAGCGCCTTTCTTGTTGCACGCACTTGCTTTCTTGTTATCGGTATACCGCCGACACCTTCTGGCGTTCCTTCAATAAGCCCGTCGAAGTGCGATTGTCCGAGCGTTCTGATAACCATTATATGATCCGCACCGTGCCATGCAGCCATGCGCATGCGCCTTATGTCGTCTTCGAATCTACCAGAGGCTATTTCACTTGTGATAACGACATCCGGCTGCGGGTCGATGTTGTTGAAGTAGTGTGCTGCTGGTAATGGAATACTCTTTTTCAGTGGTTCGCTTACCTGATAGTATTCATATCTGTCTATTTTTGTACCCTCTGGCAATTTCTTTCTCCAAGTCCAGCCTCTTCTTCTTGGGCGGTATTTATCCAAATCCTTCAATATTTCTTCAACATCGATTGGTTTCATGGGCTCGAGTTTATCCATTGTGCTTCACCCCTTTGAAGATCCTGTCTACTTCGTCCCAGTACTGCCCGTTTATCATTCTTCTTCCTGCCTCTATGTAGTCAATATTGTGCTCTTTTGCAATGCGCCAGACAATGTGACCTGCTCCTTTTCCAAGCAAGCCTCTTTCGAAAA is from Fervidobacterium gondwanense DSM 13020 and encodes:
- the oraE gene encoding D-ornithine 4,5-aminomutase subunit OraE, with product MDKLEPMKPIDVEEILKDLDKYRPRRRGWTWRKKLPEGTKIDRYEYYQVSEPLKKSIPLPAAHYFNNIDPQPDVVITSEIASGRFEDDIRRMRMAAWHGADHIMVIRTLGQSHFDGLIEGTPEGVGGIPITRKQVRATRKALDLIEDEVGRPINFHSYVSGVAGPEIAVLFAEEGVNGAHQDPQYNVLYRGVNPVRSFVDAAVAKKIMAWANMLQIDGAHNANASAKLAWTVMPELLVQHGINCMYSVKVGMPKENIALSTVPPVIAPLPEMRIDLPYAVALRELFQGYRFRAQMNTRYIESDLFDATRAHVINAMLSRLTSADLQSTITPDEGRNVPWHINSIRGVETAKHTLLALDGIKKYVKIDQEAIREKVRELKMRAILMLEEIIEMGGYFEALEAGMFVDNGYYPERFGDGIARKKDGELAAGTVVPRDHDYMAPVCEHFGYNNLPEGIEKPCDLIGGCTFHKPEKIQFIDELDETDNVNLRLQKIKDMRSRNVIKPEVEWFADGWIQLDMTFSLPEEYAEAAALAVCEKLGLEEPTIIAKTVLHPVEGTYIELKAKVPFEIKVDELELPKKPETLPEEELFSYVEKRPIKVVAATVGEDEHSVGLREVLDIKHGGIEKYGIKYTYLGTSVPPEKLIDAAIETGADAILASMIITHNDVHIRNMRRLNELAIEKGIRDKVLIIVGGTQINNDLAIENGVDAGFGRGTKGIHVASFIVKRLKEKEGN